The sequence CTATCTTAAAcgagttttaaaaaacatgtgaaaaaatttactttcaatcaattttttatttatttatttttcctctttattttctatcGGTGCatattttcttcacattttctcaGGAAAGAAACATGGCCTAGGATGCTGCTGATaccaaaaatcatatttgactGCGCCTGCCAATGATGCTAGCTTGCTTGATTATGAAGCTACAGGAATGAATGTAAATTCAGAAGACAGAATATTTTCCACAATTTCCCCGTCATTTCCACTCCATATCCTGTACATGGAATAAGAAAAGAGGAAAGCAATATGAACTATCGTCTTTTTGACCGTTATAGACTAATGCGTTTCCATCTCAAAACCTGGCAACTTCTGACTTTCTTCCTCCAAAAACCTGTCAAGCACTTATCACACCAAACACGTCATTCTTCTCATACTCAAGAGCTCCAGTCCATTTACGCGTCCCCAcaaaacctatatatataccatCACTCACAAATTGTTGTTCACATGTTCTCATCTTATTGCAAAGTGTTATAATCCCATTCCCACTGTCCTTCTGATTCTTGTGTCACGCAGCTATGATTAACTGCAACGTATATGAACGCATATTCAAGCGTTTCGATGAAGATGGTGATGGCAAACTCTCTCCTTCGGAGCTTCGACGCTGCGTGGGGACGATAGGGGAGGAGCTGCTCATGGAGGAGGCGCAGGAGGTGGTGGAGTCGATGGACTCGGACGGAGATGGGTTGCTGGGATTGGAGGAATTTGTGGGGTGGATGGAGAGAGAGGGTGAAGAGAGAAAGATGGAGGAGCTGAGAGAGGCTTTTGGGATGTACGAGATGGAAGGGAGTGGGTGTATTACTGAAAAGAGCTTGAAGAGGATGCTGAGCAGATTGGGGGAGTCAAGAAGTGTGGAAGAGTGCTGTGTTATGATCAGGCAGTTTGATGTAAATTGCGATGGGGTTCTTAGCTTTGATGAATTCAAGCTCATGATGATATGATGCTTATAATTCCTGAGTCTGAAAGTGAAGATGATATTCTTTATAAGTTGAACAAGAGTAACTTGTAAACCAAGATTCTTTCTATAAATAGAATATGTTacccatttatttattattgcaAAGCTAACGAGTCTGTATGCTTGCTAGGGAGGCTCTCTATGAAGGGTGATTGGAGAAGCTTGCCCCATTCTGGATTTTCTTATTTGAAGGAACATATGAATAGTTTAGGCTCTCTTTTCTTATGAGCCAACAGGCAATAATGATAGTAAACAATATTATATCTGTAAAGATAAAAGTCGGGGTGGAGAAAGAAACCGATCATCAAATAATCAAATGTAAAGGACCCAACTTGACTCCCTGGTCTCCCCCAATATGAGAAACCAAATTCCGCCCCCAGGAGGAGGTGGAAATCCCACTTTTAACATGACATCCGGTTGGTTTCCAATGCCTTCACTCCATTCCAATTGTTAGtcaattttgtaatttattgtttaattacATTAACTTATGACCATTAATCCATGCTAATATTTCTATGCCTAATGCCCTTCACATCATcttcctttaatatgtttgcATTGAAGCTTTGGTTGTCACAAcactaatattttaaagaaataattagttaaaagggatgaaatactCTTCTGTTTGTGAATTTATCACTTCctatgtttttatttagaaaataacttgtgaaaccaatgtttggttaatcttgattttgatgataacaaaataaggtttagaactaatgatcatattttaaGTGTAATTAGGCAatacgatttccaaagtggcaatcacaaagacaaatcaatcaaacgagaaatcatgaagaagaagaccacctcaaagagaagagttttttcaagaccaaagcttcatatgatctctttgtaaggttgttggtgcactaggattttcatgcatttcattctttatttatgcatcaaaatcatctaagattaatattgttttaaatatcttaagaattggataatttcatattttcaattaaatccttgtgttaaatgattttcaaacttgtgttaaaaggttttaagttgaaaaaggttgggtgttgagccaaaaaatggctcaaccggtcgaccggttgaaggaggccaaaaagtttctttcTCTCCCAGTGACCTTTTCTTCccagtcaaggttgaacctcaaccggttgaggtctgGTCTAAGTCCGATCGAGGTCTGGTTGAGGTTCGGTTGAGGTCtagttgaggcccaacggtcacctaccaagcattaaatgctaacggctagtcaaccggtcgattcctaactcgaccggtcgaacccccaacggctagtttggtttttttcttatataaaaaagctttaattttcattgtttcaagagcttaacctttccaaatctttcttgattatatttgaaccttggaagagtattttttagtgcaccattatttcaaaacttgcatatctttagtgcactattcaatcatagtttttcttgtatcatttgagcttaaagttcttgtggtaggatttttgagagataattcatttgtaaatctttgagatgaagtttctcaagtgtggggtatcacttgaggggttggtTAAGAGTGAGATATCTCTTAAGAAGTGTACAGGGTGGTTGAAActaaaagtccaagagggtgaattggaaccataatccaattgtattgcttgaaggcttagTTTGGAAGCTttggattagtggaacctcaagctcgggattgaagTTAGatgagagtggatgtaggtcgggttgcgccgaaccactataaactcttgtgtttgcattctctcttccctactctttaatttatatgtaattgtctatatattgattattatatatttgcatataattgtctcttgcattcacttgtttaaatttgcgaAAAGAGACTATTAtcctattcacccccccccccccccccccctcctctagggtgattattataggttggattagcctaatatTCCTAACATaactcatttttgacataaatgtctttaattatttcaagcatttacaaaatattttataagaaacaagtatttttataagaaaataataagggtatttttatcaaaatcaaaccaaaaaaagatgaaatgttagatttacaaaattggattttcaatGAACTTTTTAATCCAATAACCCTATCTTAAAATTGGAGACCCACTAACCTTTTATAACCATATTGAGAAGTTGAGACATGACTTATAGTGTAAACTTTCTCTAGAAGTTAAGCCTAAACTTAtttactaaaattaaattatttaatgtacCTTATTACACCTCTAACCTTTTATAACCATCTATAGAAGTTGAGAAATGACTTGTATTCTAAAGTGTTTCTAGATGTTGACAATGAAATTATATAGTAAAGTTTTCTCATGCCATTACATGATGTCTTGCATAATAAACTTTCTTTAGAACTTGAGCAATAACTTGTATAGTAAAGTTTCCTATTATCATTCCATGTGCCTTCTTCCAACATTTTCTTCCTATTGATTCCTAATTAAGTTTTTTGCAATCTCTTAAGTTAGGCTGGCTTCATCAATACTTTGAGTTAGGCTAACTTGTAAGATGTTTTTCTAAAATCGATAATAACATTTGGgttgtatttttaaatcataaaataatttttctttttatttttaattttttttaaaattttaaattgttttaaaatgagAAGGGTTTTATCATAACTTGTATTATAAATTATCataagagaatttgaaaattatgattttgaaacaATTATTAATGATTATGGATTGAACAAAATTTTCTAGCTCTCTGAAAATCTTgttgagaggaaaaataaactttataagaaataataagaatcatattaaatgaaaataatctattaaaatatttttaggtcaAAGTGGTTAGCATGAAATGTTATCTCTTAAACGGCTACTACTTAAGGgggaaagctcaagtcaagaTTTTATGAGAGTGAAAGTTTGTAATTCATTGTTCACAATACCAAATCAAAGGCATTATTTCTTGGAATTTGATGTTAGTTCATTTCCAtgtaaggatgaaaatatcgataaatgtaaatatatctttatagatatataaaaaatattgataaaatattaatggatattttgataaaaatatcaataggacaaaaattattaaaaattcataaaaataataaaataagaaagaatacaCGTactaactttattttataaatatagttGATATAAGTATAatcaaagataatatttttcatttttttttaaaaaattaacttaaattcttttaatatatttatattaatttattttaaaaattaaaattaagattattaaaacatgttttattaccttttaaataaaaaattaaatcgatttacataaaatattccGTTTgatatttaacttttaaaattttattataaatttgtgATGAGAATTTTTtgctattaatttatttaaatattagaaattcattagcaatttttgaataaatatatttttttaatattttaaaataaaaacatttaaaattaaataaaattagaaggataaatataaaaaaaattaaagtaaagtgattataattttttaaaataggattaaggagatcaatatgaaaaataataaaaaaataaaaggatgatataaatttaaaatgaaagataaattgaaaaaaaacaaaaaaaaaaactgggataaaaaaaaaaaaaaaaaagggatttttgaaaaaatcgtcAATAAAtcagtggtttttttttaaaaaaaatcgcCGATTTTTTTGCCCTCTCGCTACCCACGTGCTCGTGCTGTCAGGCGCATTTTCGCCGAAATATCGGTGAaatttccctatttttcaaAGACAAAAAGACTATGAATGGCGGCTTTTGAATCTTTTGACCGTTGAAAACTGCAATTCCACCTCAAAACCTGGCAACTTCTCTCCTTCTTCCTTTCCTTCCTTCACAAAACCTGAAAAACACGCACTCCATGACAAACCCAACACTTTCTCTTTATTCTCCCAGAGCTTCCTGGTAGAGTCTTCATTGATCTTCTTCACCCTCAAAGCCACCATACCAAACAGCTCTAGTCCTTTCACGCGTCCCCACAAAACTACTTATACACACAAAGTGCTAGCACATCTTCACATCTTCTCATCTTCTCGTCTTACTATCAAGTGTTATCCAATTCCACATTTGCAGTACCGACATTCTTGTGTTGCCCGGCCATGATTAATTGCAATGTGTATGAACTCATTTTCAAGCGTTTTGATGAAGATGGTGATGGGAAACTCTCTCCTTGGGAGCTTCAACGCTGCGTGGAGTCGATAGGGGAGGAGCTGCTAATGGAGGAGGCCCGAGAAGTGGTGGAGTCAATGGACTCAGACGGAGATGGGTTGGTGGGGTTGGAGGAATTTGTGGGGTGGATGGAGAGAGAGGACGAAGAGAGAAAGATGAAGGAGTTGAGAGAGGCCTTTGGGATGTACGAGATGGATGGGAGTGCGTGTATTACTCCCAAAAGCTTGAAGAGGATGCTGAGCAGACTGGGGGAGTCAAGAAGTGTGGAAGAGTGCGGTGTTATGCTAAGGCAATTTGATGTAAATGGGGATGGGGTTCTTAGCTTTGATGAGTTCAAGCTCATGATGCTGTGATGCTTCATAAGTAAAAGTGAATGCGTTATTCTTTTTAGGTAGAAAAAGATTGATTTGTAAACCAAGAttctttctatataaaatagaggaatatattcattcatttatttatttatttttgcaaagtTAGCGAGTCTAATGAGCCAACATCCCACAATGATAATCAACAATATTATCCTTTCCTTATGATAACAGTGATGTTAAAAACTGGCCGAGACAGGAACCAATCATCAAACGGATCAACGTACGACACAGCACCCAACTTGACTTGCTGGTCTCTCCATGAGACAAAATTGATCAGCCTCCTCAGGAGCAGCAGGGAAACCCACTTTTAACATATCATCAGGTTTGGATTCCTAGTAACTGGCTTAAGACTTTTCTATATGCCTTTACATACACCACATGAGTTGCTCTCCATAAGTGCCACACAACATCTTACGCACCCTCTACCCTAGTAAACATGGGCTGTCATATTCACCCTCTTACGCACACACAATATTGTCTTCGTGGTCTATACGGTTCGTGTTCTATAAGGTTTTATGTGTAGTCAAACTCCGTACATTTCTAACGGGGCATTTGGTCTCATAAATTATACCATTGAAAAggatacaataattttttaaaatatttagtaaagtatgacacttttaaaattatttttaaaactatcttaattcttcaataaaatgaaaatgtaaaaagaattaattgattaaaatatatagttaaaaacttatatatgtTCAAATTATTAACTatttatataaatgtaaaaaaag is a genomic window of Vitis riparia cultivar Riparia Gloire de Montpellier isolate 1030 chromosome 1, EGFV_Vit.rip_1.0, whole genome shotgun sequence containing:
- the LOC117923591 gene encoding probable calcium-binding protein CML31, giving the protein MINCNVYELIFKRFDEDGDGKLSPWELQRCVESIGEELLMEEAREVVESMDSDGDGLVGLEEFVGWMEREDEERKMKELREAFGMYEMDGSACITPKSLKRMLSRLGESRSVEECGVMLRQFDVNGDGVLSFDEFKLMML
- the LOC117923153 gene encoding probable calcium-binding protein CML31, whose amino-acid sequence is MINCNVYERIFKRFDEDGDGKLSPSELRRCVGTIGEELLMEEAQEVVESMDSDGDGLLGLEEFVGWMEREGEERKMEELREAFGMYEMEGSGCITEKSLKRMLSRLGESRSVEECCVMIRQFDVNCDGVLSFDEFKLMMI